A stretch of Lepidochelys kempii isolate rLepKem1 chromosome 14, rLepKem1.hap2, whole genome shotgun sequence DNA encodes these proteins:
- the FDXR gene encoding NADPH:adrenodoxin oxidoreductase, mitochondrial isoform X3, which yields MGSSCGRGCWEWASRLRRLTGFSRLLSTAALAPQICVVGSGPAGFYTAQHLLKHHRLAQVDIYEKLPVPFGLVRFGVAPDHPEVKNVINTFTQTAHSDRCSYYGNVTIGKDVTVKELQRAYHAVVLSYGAEDNRILGIPGENLSGVYSARAFVGWYNGLPENRDKTDITEGSLAAIACSKVKRVWLVGRRGPLQVAFTIKELREMINLPGTRPLLDPADFTGLGDVIKDVPRPRKRLTELMVKSALEKPGEREASRWASATKEWGLKFRCSPLEVLPAADGKQARGIRMAVTRLEGSGESARAVPTGEVEELECGLILSSIGYRSLPLDSSIPFDSKLGIIPNSLGRVQGAPGLYCSGWVKRGPTGVIITTMNDSFDTAQSVLEDLQSGLLKLSNSKEGFKSVRSILHSRGVHPVTFSDWEKIDAAEVARGKLAGKPREKLVDPREMLQLIGH from the exons ATGGGTTCGAGCTGCGGCCGCGGCTGCTGGGAGTGGGCGTCTCGCCTCCGCCGCCTCACGG GTTTCAGCAGGCTGCTTTCTACAGCTGCTCTCGCTCCTCAGATATGTGTTGTGGGGAGTGGACCTGCTGGGTTTTACACTGCCCAGCACCTCCTGAAG CACCACAGACTGGCCCAGGTGGATATTTATGAGAAGCTGCCAGTTCCCTTCGGCCTTGTTCGTTTTGGAGTGGCACCAGACCACCCTGAAGTCAAA AATGTAATCAACACGTTTACGCAGACGGCACATTCCGATCGCTGTTCCTATTATGGGAACGTCACTATCGGGAAGGACGTGACGGTGAAGGAGCTGCAGCGGGCTTATCACGCAGTGGTGCTG AGCTATGGTGCTGAGGATAACCGGATCCTTGGAATCCCAGGGGAGAACCTCTCAGGGGTTTATTCAGCAAGAGCATTTGTGGGCTGGTACAATGGACTGCCTGAGAACAGAGAT AAGACTGATATAACTGAAGGCTCCTTGGCAGCCATAGCCTGCAGTAAGGTCAAGCGTGTGTGGCTTGTTGGGAGGAGGGGGCCCCTCCAGGTAGCTTTCACCATAAAG GAGTTGCGGGAGATGATAAACCTGCCTGGTACCAGACCTCTCCTGGACCCCGCTGATTTTACAGGCCTTGGCGATGTTATTAAAG ATGTTCCCAGACCCAGGAAGCGTCTGACCGAGCTGATGGTCAAATCGGCCCTGGAGAAACCTGGTGAGAGAGAGGCCAGTCGTTGGGCATCAGCAACCAAAGAGTGGGGCTTGAAATTCCGGTGCAGCCCGCTGGAGGTACTGCCCGCTGCTGATGGGAAGCAAGCAAGAGGCATCCGAATGGCCGTCACCAGGCTGGAA GGTTCAGGCGAGTCCGCCAGAGCTGTCCCCACTGGAGAAGTGGAGGAGCTTGAATGTGGGTTGATCCTCAGCAGCATTGGCTACCGGAGCCTCCCACTTGACTCTTCAATACCATTTGACTCCAAACTGGGGATCATCCCCAACAGCCTGGGCAGGGTTCAAGGGGCACCAG GTCTGTACTGCAGTGGCTGGGTGAAGAGGGGACCCACAGGGGTGATTATCACCACCATGAACGATAGCTTCGACACAGCCCAGTCCGTGCTAGAAGATCTCCAGTCGGGGTTGCTGAAGCTTTCTAACTCCAAGGAAGGCTTCAAGTCTGTGAGGAGCATCCTGCATAGTCGAG GGGTCCATCCAGTTACCTTCTCAGACTGGGAGAAGATAGATGCTGCTGAAGTGGCAAGAGGCAAGCTGGCTGGCAAACCTCGGGAAAAGCTAGTGGATCCTCGGGAGATGCTGCAGTTGATCGGTCACTGA
- the FDXR gene encoding NADPH:adrenodoxin oxidoreductase, mitochondrial isoform X1, translating into MGSSCGRGCWEWASRLRRLTGFSRLLSTAALAPQICVVGSGPAGFYTAQHLLKHHRLAQVDIYEKLPVPFGLVRFGVAPDHPEVKNVINTFTQTAHSDRCSYYGNVTIGKDVTVKELQRAYHAVVLSYGAEDNRILGIPGENLSGVYSARAFVGWYNGLPENRDLKPDLSSETAVVMGQGNVALDVARVLLSPLDILRKTDITEGSLAAIACSKVKRVWLVGRRGPLQVAFTIKELREMINLPGTRPLLDPADFTGLGDVIKDVPRPRKRLTELMVKSALEKPGEREASRWASATKEWGLKFRCSPLEVLPAADGKQARGIRMAVTRLEGSGESARAVPTGEVEELECGLILSSIGYRSLPLDSSIPFDSKLGIIPNSLGRVQGAPGLYCSGWVKRGPTGVIITTMNDSFDTAQSVLEDLQSGLLKLSNSKEGFKSVRSILHSRGVHPVTFSDWEKIDAAEVARGKLAGKPREKLVDPREMLQLIGH; encoded by the exons ATGGGTTCGAGCTGCGGCCGCGGCTGCTGGGAGTGGGCGTCTCGCCTCCGCCGCCTCACGG GTTTCAGCAGGCTGCTTTCTACAGCTGCTCTCGCTCCTCAGATATGTGTTGTGGGGAGTGGACCTGCTGGGTTTTACACTGCCCAGCACCTCCTGAAG CACCACAGACTGGCCCAGGTGGATATTTATGAGAAGCTGCCAGTTCCCTTCGGCCTTGTTCGTTTTGGAGTGGCACCAGACCACCCTGAAGTCAAA AATGTAATCAACACGTTTACGCAGACGGCACATTCCGATCGCTGTTCCTATTATGGGAACGTCACTATCGGGAAGGACGTGACGGTGAAGGAGCTGCAGCGGGCTTATCACGCAGTGGTGCTG AGCTATGGTGCTGAGGATAACCGGATCCTTGGAATCCCAGGGGAGAACCTCTCAGGGGTTTATTCAGCAAGAGCATTTGTGGGCTGGTACAATGGACTGCCTGAGAACAGAGAT cTGAAGCCCGACCTAAGCAGCGAGACAGCTGTGGTCATGGGGCAGGGGAATGTGGCTCTGGATGTTGCCCGAGTTCTGCTGTCTCCACTCGATATACTCAGG AAGACTGATATAACTGAAGGCTCCTTGGCAGCCATAGCCTGCAGTAAGGTCAAGCGTGTGTGGCTTGTTGGGAGGAGGGGGCCCCTCCAGGTAGCTTTCACCATAAAG GAGTTGCGGGAGATGATAAACCTGCCTGGTACCAGACCTCTCCTGGACCCCGCTGATTTTACAGGCCTTGGCGATGTTATTAAAG ATGTTCCCAGACCCAGGAAGCGTCTGACCGAGCTGATGGTCAAATCGGCCCTGGAGAAACCTGGTGAGAGAGAGGCCAGTCGTTGGGCATCAGCAACCAAAGAGTGGGGCTTGAAATTCCGGTGCAGCCCGCTGGAGGTACTGCCCGCTGCTGATGGGAAGCAAGCAAGAGGCATCCGAATGGCCGTCACCAGGCTGGAA GGTTCAGGCGAGTCCGCCAGAGCTGTCCCCACTGGAGAAGTGGAGGAGCTTGAATGTGGGTTGATCCTCAGCAGCATTGGCTACCGGAGCCTCCCACTTGACTCTTCAATACCATTTGACTCCAAACTGGGGATCATCCCCAACAGCCTGGGCAGGGTTCAAGGGGCACCAG GTCTGTACTGCAGTGGCTGGGTGAAGAGGGGACCCACAGGGGTGATTATCACCACCATGAACGATAGCTTCGACACAGCCCAGTCCGTGCTAGAAGATCTCCAGTCGGGGTTGCTGAAGCTTTCTAACTCCAAGGAAGGCTTCAAGTCTGTGAGGAGCATCCTGCATAGTCGAG GGGTCCATCCAGTTACCTTCTCAGACTGGGAGAAGATAGATGCTGCTGAAGTGGCAAGAGGCAAGCTGGCTGGCAAACCTCGGGAAAAGCTAGTGGATCCTCGGGAGATGCTGCAGTTGATCGGTCACTGA
- the FDXR gene encoding NADPH:adrenodoxin oxidoreductase, mitochondrial isoform X2: MPFERKGFSRLLSTAALAPQICVVGSGPAGFYTAQHLLKHHRLAQVDIYEKLPVPFGLVRFGVAPDHPEVKNVINTFTQTAHSDRCSYYGNVTIGKDVTVKELQRAYHAVVLSYGAEDNRILGIPGENLSGVYSARAFVGWYNGLPENRDLKPDLSSETAVVMGQGNVALDVARVLLSPLDILRKTDITEGSLAAIACSKVKRVWLVGRRGPLQVAFTIKELREMINLPGTRPLLDPADFTGLGDVIKDVPRPRKRLTELMVKSALEKPGEREASRWASATKEWGLKFRCSPLEVLPAADGKQARGIRMAVTRLEGSGESARAVPTGEVEELECGLILSSIGYRSLPLDSSIPFDSKLGIIPNSLGRVQGAPGLYCSGWVKRGPTGVIITTMNDSFDTAQSVLEDLQSGLLKLSNSKEGFKSVRSILHSRGVHPVTFSDWEKIDAAEVARGKLAGKPREKLVDPREMLQLIGH; the protein is encoded by the exons ATGCCCTTTGAAAGGAAAG GTTTCAGCAGGCTGCTTTCTACAGCTGCTCTCGCTCCTCAGATATGTGTTGTGGGGAGTGGACCTGCTGGGTTTTACACTGCCCAGCACCTCCTGAAG CACCACAGACTGGCCCAGGTGGATATTTATGAGAAGCTGCCAGTTCCCTTCGGCCTTGTTCGTTTTGGAGTGGCACCAGACCACCCTGAAGTCAAA AATGTAATCAACACGTTTACGCAGACGGCACATTCCGATCGCTGTTCCTATTATGGGAACGTCACTATCGGGAAGGACGTGACGGTGAAGGAGCTGCAGCGGGCTTATCACGCAGTGGTGCTG AGCTATGGTGCTGAGGATAACCGGATCCTTGGAATCCCAGGGGAGAACCTCTCAGGGGTTTATTCAGCAAGAGCATTTGTGGGCTGGTACAATGGACTGCCTGAGAACAGAGAT cTGAAGCCCGACCTAAGCAGCGAGACAGCTGTGGTCATGGGGCAGGGGAATGTGGCTCTGGATGTTGCCCGAGTTCTGCTGTCTCCACTCGATATACTCAGG AAGACTGATATAACTGAAGGCTCCTTGGCAGCCATAGCCTGCAGTAAGGTCAAGCGTGTGTGGCTTGTTGGGAGGAGGGGGCCCCTCCAGGTAGCTTTCACCATAAAG GAGTTGCGGGAGATGATAAACCTGCCTGGTACCAGACCTCTCCTGGACCCCGCTGATTTTACAGGCCTTGGCGATGTTATTAAAG ATGTTCCCAGACCCAGGAAGCGTCTGACCGAGCTGATGGTCAAATCGGCCCTGGAGAAACCTGGTGAGAGAGAGGCCAGTCGTTGGGCATCAGCAACCAAAGAGTGGGGCTTGAAATTCCGGTGCAGCCCGCTGGAGGTACTGCCCGCTGCTGATGGGAAGCAAGCAAGAGGCATCCGAATGGCCGTCACCAGGCTGGAA GGTTCAGGCGAGTCCGCCAGAGCTGTCCCCACTGGAGAAGTGGAGGAGCTTGAATGTGGGTTGATCCTCAGCAGCATTGGCTACCGGAGCCTCCCACTTGACTCTTCAATACCATTTGACTCCAAACTGGGGATCATCCCCAACAGCCTGGGCAGGGTTCAAGGGGCACCAG GTCTGTACTGCAGTGGCTGGGTGAAGAGGGGACCCACAGGGGTGATTATCACCACCATGAACGATAGCTTCGACACAGCCCAGTCCGTGCTAGAAGATCTCCAGTCGGGGTTGCTGAAGCTTTCTAACTCCAAGGAAGGCTTCAAGTCTGTGAGGAGCATCCTGCATAGTCGAG GGGTCCATCCAGTTACCTTCTCAGACTGGGAGAAGATAGATGCTGCTGAAGTGGCAAGAGGCAAGCTGGCTGGCAAACCTCGGGAAAAGCTAGTGGATCCTCGGGAGATGCTGCAGTTGATCGGTCACTGA